A single window of Nocardioides kongjuensis DNA harbors:
- a CDS encoding ABC transporter permease, whose amino-acid sequence MPRKNPVGSKLSARSLGGLGAGMVVAGLALLVLGWSAPLLLFVKAVLFLAGVIVLAQGLSRVVWAVRGGRPDILLWLCCGWLVLLAVVALLAPVLPLGEHVDVVKALDAPIYEPPKLLSAYPLGTNNYGLDMLSRSIYGARTSLVIALSAVAIGTVVGGSIGVVAGFLRSGVDSVIGIVTNALLAVPPLVLLIALATVLEPKLRNVALALALLTIPSMIRLARANTIAFAQREFVLAARAMGATKLRIMWRELVPNVVLPIFSMMVVMISVLIVAEASLSFLGFGVQAPEPTWGNMISEAEGSTMQEHPHIVLVPGVFLFLTVFSFNLLGEKAQKRWDPRSAKL is encoded by the coding sequence ATGCCTAGGAAGAACCCCGTCGGGTCGAAGCTCTCGGCCCGCAGCCTCGGTGGCCTCGGCGCCGGGATGGTCGTCGCCGGCCTCGCCCTGCTCGTCCTGGGCTGGAGCGCGCCGCTGCTGCTGTTCGTGAAGGCCGTGCTCTTCCTGGCCGGCGTCATCGTGCTCGCCCAGGGCCTGTCCCGGGTCGTGTGGGCGGTGCGCGGCGGCCGGCCGGACATCCTGCTGTGGCTGTGCTGCGGCTGGCTGGTGCTGCTGGCCGTGGTCGCCCTGCTCGCCCCGGTGCTGCCCCTCGGCGAGCACGTCGACGTGGTGAAGGCGCTCGACGCGCCGATCTACGAGCCTCCGAAGCTGCTCTCGGCCTACCCCCTCGGCACCAACAACTACGGCCTCGACATGCTGTCCCGCTCGATCTACGGCGCCCGGACCTCGCTCGTCATCGCCCTCTCGGCGGTCGCGATCGGCACCGTCGTCGGCGGCAGCATCGGCGTCGTGGCCGGCTTCCTGCGCTCGGGCGTCGACAGCGTCATCGGCATCGTCACCAACGCCCTGCTCGCGGTCCCGCCCCTGGTGCTGCTGATCGCGCTCGCCACGGTGCTCGAGCCGAAGCTGCGCAACGTCGCGCTGGCGCTGGCCCTGCTCACCATCCCGAGCATGATCCGCCTGGCGCGCGCCAACACGATCGCCTTCGCGCAGCGGGAGTTCGTCCTCGCGGCCCGGGCGATGGGTGCGACCAAGCTGCGGATCATGTGGCGTGAGCTGGTGCCCAACGTCGTGCTGCCGATCTTCTCGATGATGGTCGTGATGATCTCGGTGCTGATCGTGGCCGAGGCATCGCTCAGCTTCCTCGGATTCGGCGTCCAGGCGCCCGAGCCGACCTGGGGCAACATGATCTCGGAGGCGGAGGGCAGCACCATGCAGGAGCACCCGCACATCGTGCTGGTGCCCGGCGTGTTCCTGTTCCTGACCGTGTTCTCGTTCAAC